The Desulfovibrio sp. DNA window TGACGCCACAATGAGCACCATATTGACCATGCTGAAATTTACCGGATAGTTGGCTTCACCATAAAAAGAGCGGATAAAAACGGCATTCATGGGCAGCACCCCACCAAAGCTCAGACCGATCAGCACAAAACCAGTTACGGCAAGTCTGATATCGCCAATTCGCAAGGCGTACAGCAGGATGCCCCCTGCAATGCAAAATCCCGCGCCCACAAGCAGCATGACGCGCGCACGCCCGATCTTGTCGTACAGGCCGCCAACGATCACGCGCCCAAACCCGTTGCAGACGGAAACAATCCCTGCCAGCAGAGCTGCCTCATCCGCACCGATGGCCATGCCCGCCATAAAGGGCACGGAATGGGCGATGAGCATGAGCCCGGCGGCGGAAAGCAGGCTCGACCATGCAAAAAATATCCAGAAGCTTGGCCGCTGCAGCATGAGCGATGCCGTGATGTTCTCCCGCCTCTGCCCCCTGCAGGCTGCGGAATTTTCAGAGTAGACCTGCCCGGCTCTGGGAGGGGCCATAACCGTTGAGCACAACAGAATCACAACCGGAAACGCCACGCCGATGGCAAAAAATGTCAGACGCCAGCCGATGTCTTTGACCAGCAGACTGCCCGATGCCCCTAGAACCATGCCGCCAAAGCCGAAGGCCATCATCAAAAGCCCCGAGATAAAGCCTGTACGGTCAGGGAACCAGCGCAAAACCGTGCTCAAAACCGCGTTGTAGGCCAGGCCGACGCCAAGGCCCACCAACAGTCCGTAGGTCATGTACAGCTCGGTCAGCGACGTTACGCGCGAGGCAAGGCTAAACCCTGCGCCCATGGCCAAAGCGCATCCCCACAGGGCAACACGCGAAGAAAATTTTTTTTGCAAAAAACCGGAAATCAGCCCGCCCACACAGAACATTGACATACATATGGAAAATGCCATTGATGTTTGAGAGCGTTGCCAGCCAAATTCTTTTTCCATTGGCCCGGCAAAAACAGACCACGCATACACCACGCCAAGGAGAAGAAGCGTAAGCATTCCTGAAAGTGCTATAAAATTGCGCTTTTGCATCAGAGTGCTCGCTTTTCTTGCAATACGTTATTCATAATCAGCTCCAACCCATCTTCTGTTAGTATTTGTCTGCCCGGTAATTCTGTATTTTTTGATGGAGCCGACATGTACGCCATGTACGATGCATTTTGTGTTGCCGGATTTGTTACGCGTATCCGGCCCTGGTGCGGTTGATGCGGCCACAAATGGCGGCCTACGCATTTACCGGCGGTCCCGGCCCACTGCCGGGACCGCCGGGCGCATGGCATCCTACCCGAGAACGTGCTTCGCAATGACGATCCGCTGAATCTCGCTCGTACCTTCAAATATTTCGGTGAGCTTGGCTTCGCGGAACAGCCGTTCCACAGGGTAAGATTTGGTGTAGCCCATGCCGCCGTGCAGCTGGACGGCGTGGTGGGTCACAAACATGGCAGTTTCAGCGCAGAACAGTTTGGCCATGGCCGACTCTTTACTGAACTTTTCGCCAGCATCCTTCATGGCCGCGGCGCGGTACACCAGCATACGGGCGCAGTCCACGCGGGTGGCCATATCGGCTATCATCCACTGGACGCCCTGATTGGCGGCAATGGGTTTGCCAAACTGGATGCGTTCCTTGGTATACTTGACGGTGGCGTCCAGAGCGCTTTGGGCCAGCCCAAGGGAGATGGCGGCGCAGCTCATGCGACCGCTGTCCAGCGTTTCCATGGCTATCTTGAAGCCCTGGCCTTCCTTGCCCAGCATATTGGAGGCGGGGATGACGCAGTCGCAAAAATCGACGGCGCAGGTTTCCGACCCGTTCATGCCCATCTTTTCTTCTGGTTGACCGATGGTGATACCCGGAGTGCCCTTTTCAACCAAAAAGGCTGTGATGCCTTTGACTCCTTGGCTTTTGTCGGTCATGGCCAGCACGATAAACACGGACCCGGCGGGCGCGGCCGTAATCCACAGCTTGGAGCCGTTAATCACATAGGTATCGCCCTGGCGCACGGCCGTGGTCTGCTGACTGGCGGCGTCGCAGCCCGCCCCAGGCTCTGAAAGACAAAAGCAGCCGAGCTTGTCGCCATTGATCATGCCTGGGATCAGGCGCTCCTTGATTTCGTCGTTGGCGTATTTGAGCAGAATAGGCGTGGTCAGCGAGCACTGCGAGCCTATAATCATTGCGTGGGCGGCACTGACTTTGGCGATTTCCTCAGTTGCCAGCACATAGCTGACGGCGTCGGCGTTACTGGCGCCGTATTTTTCGGGCAGACAGAAACCAAACAGCCCAAGATCGGCCATGGGTTTGATGCTCTCGGAAGGAAACCGGTGGTTTCTGTCGATCTCGGCGGCAATTGGGGCCACATGCTGTTCAACAAATTCCTTGACCATGCTTTTGATCAGGGATTGTTCCTCGGTAAGTGAAAAATCCATACGAGCTCCTCTTTTTCAGACATTTATGCAGATGATCCGCC harbors:
- a CDS encoding acyl-CoA dehydrogenase family protein; this translates as MDFSLTEEQSLIKSMVKEFVEQHVAPIAAEIDRNHRFPSESIKPMADLGLFGFCLPEKYGASNADAVSYVLATEEIAKVSAAHAMIIGSQCSLTTPILLKYANDEIKERLIPGMINGDKLGCFCLSEPGAGCDAASQQTTAVRQGDTYVINGSKLWITAAPAGSVFIVLAMTDKSQGVKGITAFLVEKGTPGITIGQPEEKMGMNGSETCAVDFCDCVIPASNMLGKEGQGFKIAMETLDSGRMSCAAISLGLAQSALDATVKYTKERIQFGKPIAANQGVQWMIADMATRVDCARMLVYRAAAMKDAGEKFSKESAMAKLFCAETAMFVTHHAVQLHGGMGYTKSYPVERLFREAKLTEIFEGTSEIQRIVIAKHVLG
- a CDS encoding MFS transporter; the encoded protein is MQKRNFIALSGMLTLLLLGVVYAWSVFAGPMEKEFGWQRSQTSMAFSICMSMFCVGGLISGFLQKKFSSRVALWGCALAMGAGFSLASRVTSLTELYMTYGLLVGLGVGLAYNAVLSTVLRWFPDRTGFISGLLMMAFGFGGMVLGASGSLLVKDIGWRLTFFAIGVAFPVVILLCSTVMAPPRAGQVYSENSAACRGQRRENITASLMLQRPSFWIFFAWSSLLSAAGLMLIAHSVPFMAGMAIGADEAALLAGIVSVCNGFGRVIVGGLYDKIGRARVMLLVGAGFCIAGGILLYALRIGDIRLAVTGFVLIGLSFGGVLPMNAVFIRSFYGEANYPVNFSMVNMVLIVASFLGPYVAGVLHGTSGSYAPMTIFIILLGGLGTGLTIVLNKCREAREYGI